The DNA region TACGTCGTGGTGGCACCGGAGATCTACTGGCGATTGGGTGTGGCCGCCGTGGACGAGGATGCCGACGATCTGCTGCAACAGGGCATGTCCTTGATGCAGCAACTCGACTGGGACGCGGCGGTCGCCGACGGCGTGGCCGCAGTTCGCCACACCAAAGGCATGATCGAGGTCACCGGCGATGTCGGCGCGCTCGGCTTCTGCTTCGGTGGTGGGCTGGCGTTCAACGTGGCGGCGATCGAGCATGTCGATGCTTTGGTGAGCTACTACGGCTCGGCGCTCCCGCAGTTGCACCCGCTCGCGCCGCAGGTGGACGCGCCCGGGCTGCACCACTTCGGTGACGCGGATGCGTACATCCCGCTGGCGACCGTCCGTGAGATCGAAGCTTCGGTGACCGCGCAGCCGGACGTGACCTTCGAACTCCACGCCGGGGCCGGACACGCGTTCGACAATCCGGCGCCGATGTTCCACCACGCGCAGGCCTCCGCGGAAGCCTGGACGAGCACTGTCCGGTTCCTCGCCACTCATCTGCGGAACCGTGAGCAGTACGCTACCGACTGACCGAGACCGGGCGTGAGGAGAGCTGTCATGGCCGAAACGAGCGACCCGCACCGGCCCGCGTTGTCGATCCTGATCAAGGTGCGGGGCACGTTGCCCAACCTCCGACCGGCCGAACAGCGGGTCGCCGAGCTGGTGCTGGCCGACCCGGCGGGTGTTTCGGAGAGCTCGATCACCACTGTCGCCCGGCGGTGCCAGACCTCGGAGACCACGGTGCTGCGGTTCTGCCGCGCCATCGGACTGGGCGGCTACCCGGACCTGCGGATCGCGTTGGCCCGCGCCGCGCTGGCGGAGGAGTCGGAGCAGACATCTGGCCAGCCCACCACCGGTCAGATCGACCCGGAGGACTCGCTGGCCGATGTGGTCGCCAAGATCACCCGTGCCGATGAGCGGGCGATCGCCGACACCGCCGCCGTCCTCGATCTGGCGGTGCTGGAGCGCGCCGTCGACGCCGTGGCCACAGCGCCTCGGGTGGACATCTACGGGGTCGCGGCCAGTGGCCTGGTGGGCGCCGATCTGCATCACAAGCTGCATCGGATCGGCAAGATCTCCTATGTCTGGACCGATCCGCACCTGGCGCTGACCTCCGCCGCAGTGCTGCAGAGCGGTGACGTCGCGGTCGCCATCTCCCACACCGGCACCACGGTGGACACTGTCGACACCCTGCGGGTGGCCCAGCAGCGAGGCGCCACGACGATCGCGATCACCAACTTCGCCGGCTCGCCCA from Microlunatus phosphovorus NM-1 includes:
- a CDS encoding MurR/RpiR family transcriptional regulator codes for the protein MAETSDPHRPALSILIKVRGTLPNLRPAEQRVAELVLADPAGVSESSITTVARRCQTSETTVLRFCRAIGLGGYPDLRIALARAALAEESEQTSGQPTTGQIDPEDSLADVVAKITRADERAIADTAAVLDLAVLERAVDAVATAPRVDIYGVAASGLVGADLHHKLHRIGKISYVWTDPHLALTSAAVLQSGDVAVAISHTGTTVDTVDTLRVAQQRGATTIAITNFAGSPISEYADLLLLTAARETTFRSGAMSSRIAQLALVDCLFAGVAQRSYDQAIKALESTYAVVRSRHGE
- a CDS encoding dienelactone hydrolase family protein; protein product: MSETSDQRIEIVTADGLLPAQVWRPPTGTGAAVVVFQEIFGVGRYIRSRCADLAALGYVVVAPEIYWRLGVAAVDEDADDLLQQGMSLMQQLDWDAAVADGVAAVRHTKGMIEVTGDVGALGFCFGGGLAFNVAAIEHVDALVSYYGSALPQLHPLAPQVDAPGLHHFGDADAYIPLATVREIEASVTAQPDVTFELHAGAGHAFDNPAPMFHHAQASAEAWTSTVRFLATHLRNREQYATD